A genome region from Bradyrhizobium commune includes the following:
- a CDS encoding acyl carrier protein encodes MSDIGERVKKIVVEHLGVEPEKVVDAASFIDDLGADSLDTVELVMAFEEEFGCEIPDDAAETILTVGDATKFLEKNAKS; translated from the coding sequence ATGAGTGACATTGGCGAGCGGGTTAAGAAGATCGTGGTCGAACACCTTGGTGTTGAGCCCGAGAAGGTTGTCGACGCTGCGAGCTTCATCGACGACCTCGGCGCCGACAGTCTGGACACCGTCGAGCTGGTGATGGCGTTCGAAGAAGAATTCGGTTGCGAGATTCCGGACGACGCCGCGGAGACGATTCTCACCGTCGGCGACGCCACGAAGTTTCTCGAGAAGAACGCGAAGAGCTAA